The Pseudoalteromonas translucida KMM 520 genome has a window encoding:
- a CDS encoding porin has product MKFVKSSLCIALLGGLSFNALAEVDFYGKANVTLQSSDDGEGSFTEIKSNSSRLGLKGSEKISDGLEAVYKFEFQVDVSDADSKGDNDDNISARNQYIGLKGAFGQVVIGRNDTALKQSQGKVDLFSDLEADLKNAFKGENRMGSSVSYASNSYQGFKLLATFVAEDSDAADAKNGYSMAVTYGDAALKKSAIYAAIAADSEVNGYDVVRASIQGKVADFKLGAMYQTQEKVDGSSEADGYLLSAGYTMASNTFKLQYQAMDFKGGDDKTAISAGVDHQLNKNTKLFGFYSNFDMDNNVDQDYLGVGIEYKF; this is encoded by the coding sequence ATGAAATTTGTAAAGTCGAGCTTATGTATAGCTTTATTAGGTGGTTTATCTTTTAATGCGCTTGCTGAAGTGGATTTTTACGGTAAAGCGAATGTAACACTTCAGTCGTCGGATGATGGCGAAGGCTCTTTTACCGAAATTAAAAGTAACTCATCACGTTTGGGCTTAAAAGGGTCTGAAAAAATATCTGATGGTTTAGAAGCTGTTTATAAGTTTGAATTTCAAGTTGATGTTTCTGACGCCGACTCAAAAGGCGATAATGACGACAATATTTCTGCTCGTAATCAATATATAGGTTTAAAAGGTGCGTTTGGCCAAGTTGTAATTGGCCGTAACGATACCGCGCTTAAGCAGTCTCAAGGCAAAGTTGATTTATTTAGCGATTTAGAAGCCGACCTTAAAAATGCCTTTAAAGGCGAAAATAGAATGGGCAGTAGTGTTTCTTATGCCTCTAATTCTTACCAAGGTTTTAAGCTATTAGCTACGTTTGTTGCAGAGGATAGCGATGCAGCAGATGCTAAAAATGGTTATTCAATGGCTGTAACTTATGGTGACGCAGCTCTTAAAAAGAGCGCAATTTATGCCGCTATTGCTGCCGATAGCGAAGTGAACGGCTACGATGTAGTGCGCGCGTCAATACAAGGTAAAGTAGCCGATTTTAAATTAGGTGCTATGTATCAAACGCAAGAAAAAGTTGATGGCAGTAGCGAGGCCGACGGTTATTTATTAAGTGCAGGTTACACTATGGCTAGCAACACCTTTAAATTGCAGTACCAGGCAATGGATTTTAAAGGCGGTGATGACAAAACGGCTATTTCGGCAGGTGTTGATCATCAGTTAAATAAAAACACTAAATTATTTGGTTTTTATTCTAATTTCGATATGGACAACAACGTTGACCAAGATTACCTAGGTGTAGGTATAGAATATAAATTTTAA
- a CDS encoding DUF413 domain-containing protein yields MSNDISLLRQAFVSQRQFFDDQNFPRGFGRSGNFTLLEASILEQHGVVLKGLHNKALEPQNEHQQQFVAVISGALEPTNAIERAWVKYLKLTTSKAKFHTLFGRSKIATPAPISQDYYAESDSM; encoded by the coding sequence ATGAGCAATGATATTTCACTACTTCGCCAAGCATTTGTTAGTCAACGTCAGTTTTTTGATGATCAAAACTTCCCACGCGGATTTGGTCGCAGCGGAAACTTTACCTTATTAGAAGCCAGTATATTAGAGCAACACGGTGTTGTTTTAAAAGGCTTACATAATAAAGCCCTAGAGCCACAAAATGAACATCAGCAACAATTTGTCGCTGTTATTAGTGGTGCTTTAGAGCCAACCAATGCAATTGAGCGCGCTTGGGTTAAATACTTAAAGTTAACAACAAGCAAAGCAAAGTTCCATACATTATTTGGCCGCTCAAAAATAGCGACCCCAGCACCAATAAGCCAAGACTATTACGCCGAGTCAGACAGTATGTAA
- a CDS encoding thioesterase family protein — protein sequence MNKEMLIEHVGSLFVNNMPFNQFLKISVESLSPEQAKISFPWQDILIGNPAQKILHGGVISAVLDNVGGMLAAASVIDKLNDIDILSVQQKLATLGTIDMRTDYLRPGKGEKFIASATLIRSGNKVCVCRMELHNEQAVQIAFGTGTYLVG from the coding sequence ATGAATAAAGAAATGTTAATAGAGCACGTAGGCTCGCTGTTTGTAAACAATATGCCGTTTAACCAATTTTTAAAAATATCGGTGGAATCACTTAGCCCAGAACAAGCAAAAATATCGTTTCCTTGGCAGGATATACTCATAGGGAACCCAGCACAAAAAATACTCCATGGCGGCGTCATTTCGGCAGTGCTCGATAACGTAGGCGGCATGTTAGCAGCAGCAAGTGTAATAGATAAGCTAAACGATATTGATATTTTATCTGTGCAGCAAAAACTGGCCACTTTAGGCACTATAGATATGCGCACCGATTACTTACGCCCAGGCAAAGGCGAGAAATTTATAGCCAGCGCCACTTTAATTCGCTCCGGCAATAAAGTATGTGTTTGTAGGATGGAATTGCATAATGAGCAAGCAGTACAAATAGCATTTGGTACGGGCACGTATTTAGTTGGCTAA
- a CDS encoding LysR family transcriptional regulator, with protein sequence MDIDLLKTFVEVVRTRHFGKAAENLYITQSAVSFRIRQLEQGLGVNLFIRQRNNIQLTAPGERLLPHAQMIITGMQRAKVDVALADNMHKQICLAGTPNIWDAFLQFGITNIVSAMPGVSLVAEVKAQQESTRLLLERTLDLAILFDPPKVDELVVERICELPIIPVSAFDTASYDNFFDNQYVYVDWGTTFSLWHARQFTGKTPPYFRTSTGRIALDLILQCGGSAFIPQVLVAAHLEKGELFHVKDVETTSRDIFVAYHRDNEQKELIETLVNLLTQMTPKLPVE encoded by the coding sequence TTGGATATCGATTTATTAAAAACATTTGTTGAGGTAGTGCGCACTCGTCACTTTGGCAAAGCGGCTGAAAACCTTTATATCACGCAGTCTGCAGTAAGCTTTAGAATTCGTCAATTAGAGCAAGGGCTTGGTGTTAATTTGTTTATTCGCCAGCGCAATAATATTCAACTAACAGCGCCAGGTGAGCGTTTATTACCCCATGCACAAATGATCATTACCGGCATGCAAAGAGCAAAAGTAGATGTGGCACTTGCCGATAATATGCATAAACAAATTTGCCTTGCGGGTACACCAAACATTTGGGATGCGTTTTTACAGTTTGGTATTACTAATATTGTATCGGCAATGCCCGGTGTGTCTTTGGTGGCTGAGGTAAAAGCACAACAAGAAAGTACCCGCCTGTTATTAGAGCGCACCTTAGATTTAGCTATTTTATTTGATCCACCCAAAGTTGATGAACTGGTAGTTGAGCGAATTTGTGAACTCCCCATTATACCAGTAAGCGCGTTTGATACTGCCAGTTACGATAACTTTTTTGATAACCAGTACGTATATGTTGACTGGGGCACGACGTTCTCACTGTGGCATGCTCGCCAGTTTACTGGCAAAACTCCACCTTACTTTAGAACAAGTACCGGGCGTATAGCACTCGATTTAATATTGCAATGCGGAGGGAGTGCATTTATTCCTCAAGTGCTTGTTGCTGCGCATTTAGAAAAAGGCGAGTTATTTCATGTGAAAGACGTGGAAACCACCTCGCGCGATATATTTGTTGCCTATCACAGAGACAATGAGCAAAAAGAGTTAATAGAAACATTAGTAAATTTATTAACCCAAATGACCCCTAAGTTACCTGTAGAGTAA
- the recQ gene encoding DNA helicase RecQ, translating into MNTLTPPPSSLVRTPEAVLKQVFGYSEFRDGQKTVIDAAINGQDSLVLLPTGGGKSVCYQIPALVLEGVTIVISPLISLMQDQVTQLQALGVKAAYINNSLAREEQQQVYQQLHQGLIKLLYVAPEKVLQREFLERLSHLKISLFAIDEAHCVSHWGHDFRPHYFRLSELKQRFAHVPMMALTATADKATRFDIVEQLKLQQPYIHTGSFDRPNIRYTIEEKFKPMVQLLRYLKEQKSQSGIIYCTSRKRVDDIAEKLADAGLNAAAYHAGMSNEQRQFVQTGFARDDIQIVVATVAFGMGINKPNVRFVLHYDIPKSIESYYQETGRAGRDGLAAEAIMYFDPADIGRVRRFFEDIDDEQRRRVEEQRFNAMASFAEAQTCRRQILLNYFSEYQREPCGNCDICLNPPKSFDGTLVAQQALSCVYRAEQRFGLGYIVELLRGANTSRIRDNNHHQLSTYGIGKDKSSEFWLSILRQLIHQGLLSQDITQGASLRLTEAARAILKSEYALQLAEPRLQAKHVYQDKLAQFNYDKKLFARLRALRKELADADDVPPYVVFNDKTLAEMAQLMPTNDSEFLKVSGVGFTKLNKYGGEFLTAIRNYLATN; encoded by the coding sequence ATGAATACATTAACACCACCCCCTAGCTCACTTGTGCGCACCCCTGAAGCTGTACTCAAACAAGTGTTTGGTTATAGTGAATTTCGCGACGGCCAAAAAACGGTTATTGATGCAGCCATTAACGGCCAAGATTCGCTGGTATTGCTGCCAACCGGTGGCGGTAAATCTGTGTGTTATCAAATACCCGCTTTAGTGCTTGAAGGGGTAACTATTGTTATTTCTCCGCTAATATCGCTAATGCAAGATCAGGTAACTCAACTACAAGCACTGGGCGTTAAAGCCGCATATATAAACAATAGCTTAGCCCGCGAAGAGCAGCAGCAGGTATACCAACAACTCCATCAGGGATTAATTAAACTCCTGTATGTTGCCCCTGAAAAAGTACTGCAGCGCGAATTTTTAGAGCGCTTATCGCATTTAAAAATCAGCTTGTTTGCTATTGACGAAGCGCATTGCGTATCGCATTGGGGACACGATTTTAGACCCCATTACTTTCGTTTAAGCGAATTAAAACAACGTTTTGCTCATGTACCTATGATGGCGCTTACTGCAACCGCCGATAAAGCCACTCGTTTTGATATAGTTGAGCAATTAAAATTACAACAACCCTATATTCATACCGGCAGCTTTGATCGCCCTAATATTCGCTACACCATAGAAGAAAAATTTAAACCTATGGTGCAACTGCTGCGCTATTTAAAAGAACAAAAAAGTCAAAGCGGCATAATTTATTGCACCAGCCGTAAGCGCGTAGACGACATAGCCGAAAAACTAGCCGACGCGGGGCTTAACGCTGCCGCCTATCATGCTGGTATGAGTAACGAACAACGCCAATTTGTGCAAACCGGCTTTGCCCGCGACGACATACAAATAGTGGTTGCTACAGTGGCCTTTGGTATGGGTATAAACAAACCCAATGTGCGCTTTGTATTGCATTATGATATTCCCAAAAGCATAGAGTCGTACTATCAAGAAACTGGCCGCGCTGGGCGAGATGGCCTTGCCGCTGAGGCTATAATGTATTTTGATCCGGCAGATATAGGCCGTGTAAGACGCTTTTTTGAAGATATTGACGACGAGCAACGTCGCCGCGTCGAAGAGCAGCGCTTTAATGCCATGGCCAGTTTTGCCGAAGCACAAACCTGTCGTCGACAAATACTGCTTAACTATTTTAGTGAATACCAAAGAGAACCGTGCGGTAACTGCGATATTTGCTTAAATCCGCCCAAAAGTTTTGATGGCACTTTAGTAGCGCAGCAAGCACTATCGTGTGTGTACAGAGCAGAGCAACGCTTTGGCCTTGGATATATTGTTGAGCTACTACGCGGTGCAAACACTAGTCGTATTCGCGATAATAACCATCATCAACTCAGTACCTACGGCATTGGCAAAGACAAAAGCAGTGAGTTTTGGCTAAGTATTTTACGCCAGCTTATTCATCAAGGCTTATTAAGCCAAGACATAACCCAAGGTGCATCACTGCGTTTAACCGAAGCCGCGCGCGCTATTTTAAAAAGCGAATATGCGTTGCAACTCGCAGAGCCTCGCTTGCAAGCTAAGCACGTTTATCAAGATAAATTAGCCCAGTTTAATTACGACAAAAAACTATTTGCTCGCTTAAGAGCGCTGCGAAAAGAGTTAGCCGATGCCGACGATGTACCGCCGTACGTGGTATTTAACGACAAAACGCTTGCAGAAATGGCGCAACTAATGCCAACCAACGACAGCGAATTTTTAAAAGTGTCGGGGGTTGGCTTTACTAAATTAAATAAGTATGGCGGTGAGTTTTTAACTGCAATTCGCAACTACCTTGCTACTAACTAA
- a CDS encoding FecCD family ABC transporter permease produces MRIVNNHSIALLVTVLAALFTLFTALSYGAADTSLTDVFKSIFTSTEGSFNTRIIVELRMPRTLLAFLAGSGLAIAGLILQTVTRNPLADPYLFGISSGASLGVVILMAFVGISAGFALSAAALAGSLVAMSLLILIAGRQQSGQVESMLLAGVALSFLFSAFTSLLLYWSDPQAVAAILFWTLGSFARAQWATLWLPFVVIVLCTFTMLSFRRQLNAMLLGDESAITLGVRVHRFRILMLVLSSLITAVLVAMCGGIGFVGLMVPHIVRFFISQGSLSGLLVTSLVGGTFMVWVDVLARTLLTNQELPVGVITAAIGSVFFLSLLYFRKRQV; encoded by the coding sequence ATGCGCATAGTTAACAATCATTCAATAGCACTTTTAGTCACTGTATTAGCTGCGTTATTTACGTTATTTACGGCGCTGAGTTATGGCGCTGCCGACACGTCATTGACGGATGTATTTAAAAGTATTTTCACCTCAACTGAGGGCTCCTTTAACACCCGAATTATTGTTGAATTAAGAATGCCACGCACATTACTGGCATTTTTAGCTGGCAGTGGCTTAGCCATTGCTGGGCTTATTTTGCAAACCGTGACGCGTAATCCGTTAGCTGATCCTTATTTATTTGGGATATCGTCTGGGGCGTCTTTGGGGGTCGTTATACTCATGGCGTTTGTGGGTATTAGTGCGGGCTTTGCATTATCGGCGGCGGCATTGGCTGGCAGTTTAGTGGCTATGAGTTTACTTATATTGATTGCAGGGCGGCAGCAGAGTGGGCAAGTAGAATCTATGCTGCTGGCAGGTGTGGCCTTGTCATTTTTATTTAGTGCATTTACCAGTTTATTACTTTACTGGAGCGATCCTCAGGCAGTTGCGGCTATTTTATTTTGGACGCTCGGTAGTTTTGCGCGGGCGCAGTGGGCAACGCTGTGGTTACCTTTTGTGGTTATTGTATTGTGTACATTTACAATGCTTAGTTTTAGGCGCCAACTTAATGCCATGCTGCTCGGCGATGAAAGTGCTATAACACTGGGTGTGCGGGTACATCGCTTTAGAATATTGATGTTGGTTTTAAGTTCGCTGATAACGGCAGTATTAGTGGCTATGTGCGGCGGAATTGGCTTTGTAGGATTAATGGTGCCGCATATAGTGCGCTTTTTTATCTCCCAAGGTAGCTTATCGGGTTTACTAGTAACGAGTTTGGTGGGCGGTACTTTTATGGTTTGGGTTGATGTGCTAGCGCGCACGTTATTAACGAATCAAGAGTTACCGGTTGGGGTTATTACTGCAGCTATTGGTAGCGTGTTCTTTTTAAGCTTATTGTATTTTCGTAAGCGCCAGGTGTAG
- a CDS encoding ShlB/FhaC/HecB family hemolysin secretion/activation protein, translating into MITKKWISSCCFSFCIPSFFMFSLAAQETPHAQNDCTSEQPQQSSSHNLRRQLDQPTPLLKQSSNAKIANITLQQLNVFNTELEAENNALFRFANRAHIQTEPEVIKSILLFESGDNFDPKKLAESERLLRKQNYLYDAQVIATENCEGNVNVTVVTRDLWTLLPEISFSRSGGENKSSIGFRESNLFGWGKRLSLSRTTDSDRNGYLFVYDDPNILSTRYRGRLEYADNNDGKRHLLELTYPFFAIDTPFSYGILSYSEQREEALYQRGEKFSEFDQTTDYNSFFVGHSKALSHNWTQRLSLGYVDEQHTFAAIDSTFAPLAVDRSLSYPYVSGHWFEDNFIKVRNFDSIYRTEDLNLGWNIKALLGYSDESVSNDDSRAVYSFNFKKAHFSGDNTLWRFSADIDGYWNKEQDKFENLISTSQIQYYLNTSIDQSWYVKARVQYAKNLTNDKQLTLGGETGLRGYPMDYQHGDRSFLVSLEKRYYWEYDLLQLFKVGGAAFLDVGRAWSNTPNNVEDSRVLKNAGIGLRLAPSRANAGTMIHIDIAAPLDSADGVDSVQWLVNVKNSF; encoded by the coding sequence ATGATTACTAAAAAATGGATTTCATCTTGTTGTTTTAGCTTCTGTATTCCAAGCTTTTTTATGTTCAGTTTAGCTGCGCAAGAAACCCCTCATGCGCAAAATGATTGCACAAGCGAGCAACCGCAACAATCAAGTAGTCATAATTTACGCCGCCAACTAGATCAACCAACGCCACTGTTAAAACAAAGTAGTAATGCAAAAATTGCCAATATTACTTTGCAGCAACTTAACGTATTTAATACTGAACTCGAAGCCGAAAATAACGCCCTATTTCGCTTTGCTAACCGTGCGCATATTCAAACCGAGCCTGAGGTTATTAAAAGTATTTTATTGTTTGAGAGCGGTGATAATTTTGATCCTAAAAAACTCGCCGAATCAGAACGCTTACTGCGTAAACAAAACTATTTATACGATGCTCAAGTTATTGCCACCGAAAACTGTGAAGGGAACGTTAATGTTACCGTCGTTACTCGTGACTTATGGACACTGCTACCTGAAATAAGCTTTAGTCGCAGTGGCGGAGAAAACAAGTCAAGTATTGGCTTTCGCGAATCTAACTTATTTGGCTGGGGTAAACGTTTGTCGCTGTCGCGCACTACAGATAGCGATCGTAATGGATATTTATTTGTATACGACGATCCTAATATTTTATCAACTCGCTATCGTGGGCGTTTAGAGTACGCCGATAATAACGATGGTAAACGCCATCTGCTAGAGCTTACCTATCCGTTTTTTGCTATAGACACCCCTTTTAGCTACGGTATTTTAAGCTATTCAGAGCAACGCGAAGAAGCGCTATATCAGCGCGGTGAAAAGTTTAGCGAGTTTGATCAAACGACCGACTACAACAGCTTTTTTGTTGGTCACTCCAAAGCATTAAGCCATAACTGGACCCAGCGCCTCAGCCTAGGTTACGTTGATGAGCAACATACTTTTGCTGCAATAGATTCAACCTTTGCCCCCTTAGCCGTCGATCGCAGTTTAAGCTATCCTTATGTAAGCGGACACTGGTTTGAAGATAATTTTATAAAAGTACGCAATTTCGACAGTATTTATCGTACTGAAGACTTAAACTTAGGTTGGAACATAAAAGCCTTACTGGGTTACTCCGATGAATCTGTTAGTAACGATGATAGCCGCGCGGTTTACTCTTTTAACTTTAAAAAAGCTCACTTTAGTGGCGATAATACCTTATGGCGCTTTAGTGCAGACATTGATGGTTACTGGAATAAAGAGCAGGACAAATTTGAAAACCTGATCTCCACCAGCCAAATACAATATTATTTAAATACCAGCATTGATCAGTCTTGGTATGTAAAAGCTCGGGTGCAGTACGCTAAAAACCTCACTAACGATAAACAACTTACACTAGGCGGCGAAACCGGCCTGCGTGGCTATCCTATGGATTATCAGCATGGGGATCGCAGCTTTTTAGTGAGTTTAGAAAAGCGCTACTATTGGGAATATGATTTGCTGCAATTATTTAAAGTAGGCGGCGCGGCGTTTCTTGATGTAGGCCGAGCATGGTCTAACACCCCAAATAACGTTGAAGATAGTCGCGTTCTTAAAAATGCAGGTATAGGCCTGCGCTTAGCACCAAGCCGTGCTAATGCCGGCACCATGATCCATATAGATATAGCTGCACCGCTAGATAGTGCCGATGGCGTAGATTCAGTACAGTGGCTGGTAAATGTTAAAAATTCTTTTTAA
- a CDS encoding DUF3630 family protein — protein sequence MTIIEYHHTHQCIIITPVEPPHDEDFELWSRLFLHHNEITINEYSAGADRHQLRFTYQQQTFNLNFEHYSQSIWINGEGHDAEHLLAALTFYLS from the coding sequence ATGACCATAATAGAATATCACCACACGCATCAATGCATTATTATTACGCCGGTAGAGCCGCCCCACGACGAAGACTTTGAACTGTGGAGTCGCTTGTTTTTACACCACAATGAAATAACCATTAATGAGTACTCTGCTGGTGCCGATCGCCATCAACTGCGCTTCACTTATCAGCAGCAAACATTTAATTTAAACTTTGAACACTACAGCCAAAGTATTTGGATTAACGGCGAAGGCCATGACGCTGAGCATTTATTAGCCGCACTTACTTTTTACCTAAGTTAA
- the rarD gene encoding EamA family transporter RarD: MPIDTEKRKGAILACIAFTIWGLAPIYFKQLQHVTAFEILTHRVVWSVMFLIIIVCILGQWDRIKRIIVQPKLLLMLVLTSSILGFNWGLFIWAVNNNHMLDASLGYYINPLLNVLLGVLFLDERLRKFQMVAVALAFTGVLLQLISFGSFPVVAFSLAISFAIYGLLRKKLPVEALSGISIEAFILLPVALIYWYLMVPTATSSLPANEWHTNVLLISAGIITTLPLLCFTGAAKRLQYTTLGFFQYIGPSLMFILAVMLYGEVFDAERVVTFVCIWSALAIFSWDSFRQSRKRKKAAIVASGVV; this comes from the coding sequence ATGCCGATTGATACCGAGAAGCGCAAGGGCGCCATTTTGGCTTGCATCGCTTTTACTATATGGGGTTTAGCACCTATATACTTTAAGCAACTCCAGCATGTAACAGCATTTGAAATTTTAACGCATCGTGTTGTGTGGTCGGTGATGTTTTTAATTATTATTGTGTGTATTTTAGGCCAGTGGGATAGAATTAAACGCATTATAGTACAGCCTAAGTTATTGTTAATGCTGGTTTTAACCTCGTCGATACTGGGGTTTAACTGGGGCTTGTTTATATGGGCGGTTAATAATAATCATATGCTCGATGCCAGTTTAGGTTATTACATTAATCCGTTACTAAATGTATTACTGGGAGTGTTGTTTTTAGACGAACGTTTACGTAAATTTCAAATGGTTGCTGTTGCTTTAGCATTTACCGGTGTATTGCTGCAGTTAATAAGTTTTGGCTCATTTCCTGTGGTTGCTTTTTCGTTAGCTATATCATTTGCAATATATGGTTTACTGCGTAAAAAACTGCCAGTGGAAGCGTTGTCTGGTATTTCAATAGAGGCATTTATACTCTTGCCAGTAGCGCTTATTTATTGGTATTTAATGGTGCCTACAGCAACGTCAAGCTTGCCTGCTAATGAGTGGCATACCAATGTTTTACTCATTAGTGCCGGGATCATTACCACCTTACCACTACTGTGCTTTACCGGCGCAGCTAAGCGCTTGCAATACACCACTTTAGGCTTTTTTCAGTACATAGGGCCAAGTTTAATGTTTATATTAGCTGTGATGCTTTACGGTGAAGTGTTTGATGCCGAGCGTGTAGTAACATTTGTTTGTATTTGGAGTGCATTGGCTATTTTTAGTTGGGACTCTTTTAGGCAATCTCGGAAACGTAAAAAAGCCGCTATTGTTGCCTCAGGCGTGGTTTAA
- a CDS encoding mechanosensitive ion channel domain-containing protein: protein MELLALLGTQYKLVVTLIALLLFPILLKGTKKLLEKAIKGKIDLHRKYRAELLLKIILAFVMLCLVLVFWGIELRGLLVLGSSLFAMLGVALFAAWSLLSNLTAFLLMFIQNDCRVGYWVRIVDGANSIEGRIIEMGLMNVVLEHIDGHRVIYPNNLFVTRPVLVLNKEPKPTKAPVIRRIIGPKKPNK, encoded by the coding sequence TTGGAATTGTTAGCACTACTTGGCACCCAATATAAACTGGTCGTTACCCTTATTGCGTTATTACTTTTTCCGATACTGTTAAAAGGCACTAAAAAGCTTCTCGAAAAAGCCATTAAAGGAAAAATAGACCTACACCGTAAATATCGTGCTGAGCTATTACTTAAAATTATCCTCGCATTTGTGATGTTATGTTTAGTGCTGGTATTTTGGGGTATTGAGCTACGCGGACTCCTAGTACTAGGTTCGTCGCTATTTGCTATGTTAGGTGTTGCACTGTTTGCCGCTTGGTCATTACTTAGTAATCTTACCGCTTTTTTACTGATGTTTATTCAAAATGACTGCCGCGTTGGCTATTGGGTACGTATTGTTGATGGCGCAAATAGTATTGAAGGGCGCATTATAGAAATGGGCTTAATGAATGTAGTGCTTGAGCATATTGACGGGCATAGAGTTATTTATCCCAATAACTTATTTGTAACTCGTCCGGTGCTGGTTTTAAACAAAGAGCCTAAGCCAACAAAAGCCCCGGTAATTAGGCGTATTATTGGCCCAAAAAAGCCAAATAAATAG
- a CDS encoding ABC transporter ATP-binding protein produces the protein MQTQTPLNTPLLSVNRVSWNIGSKTILNNINLQIKQGKFVGLIGPNGAGKSSLLRCLYRFNQPTAGQIKFNNTDIWQLKSHEYAKQVAVVLQETPSQFNLTLLDVVALGLTPHKALFSTTTTADTQKIIQAIARVGLQDHTDQRFESLSGGEKQRALIARAMVQQPQLLIMDEPTSHLDVKYQIQVMELAKSLGVTVFASFHDLNLAAAMCDELVVINHGEIVNTGSPIDVLSEDMLNDVFGVCAQVSQHPQMSKLGGVIPHITYFYGYE, from the coding sequence TTGCAAACTCAAACGCCATTAAATACACCATTGTTAAGCGTTAATCGCGTGTCGTGGAATATTGGCAGTAAAACTATTCTCAACAATATTAATTTGCAAATAAAGCAAGGTAAGTTCGTTGGCTTAATTGGCCCCAATGGCGCAGGTAAGTCGAGTTTACTGCGGTGTTTGTATCGCTTTAATCAGCCCACAGCAGGGCAAATTAAATTTAATAATACCGATATTTGGCAGTTAAAGAGCCATGAATACGCAAAGCAGGTTGCGGTTGTTTTACAAGAAACTCCATCACAATTTAATTTAACTTTATTAGATGTTGTTGCACTAGGGTTAACACCACATAAAGCATTATTTAGCACCACCACAACAGCCGACACACAAAAAATAATCCAAGCTATAGCGCGAGTTGGTTTGCAGGATCATACAGATCAACGTTTTGAGTCGCTTTCGGGGGGGGAAAAGCAACGCGCGTTAATTGCTCGGGCTATGGTGCAGCAACCGCAACTGTTAATTATGGATGAGCCAACCAGCCACTTAGATGTGAAGTATCAAATTCAGGTAATGGAGCTGGCTAAATCACTTGGCGTTACTGTGTTTGCATCGTTTCATGATTTAAACTTAGCCGCGGCAATGTGCGATGAGCTGGTGGTTATAAATCACGGCGAAATTGTTAATACAGGCTCCCCCATCGATGTGCTCAGCGAGGACATGCTTAATGATGTATTTGGTGTCTGTGCACAAGTAAGCCAGCACCCGCAAATGTCTAAATTAGGTGGTGTTATTCCACATATTACTTACTTTTATGGGTATGAATAA